A DNA window from Brassica napus cultivar Da-Ae chromosome C1, Da-Ae, whole genome shotgun sequence contains the following coding sequences:
- the LOC106445672 gene encoding napin-like, giving the protein MANKLFLVSATLAFFFLLTNASVYRTVVEVDEDDATNPGGPFRIPKCRKEFQQAQHLRACQQWLHKQAMQSGSGPSLALAGEFDFEDDMENPQGSQQRPPLLQQCCNELHQEEPLCVCPTLKGASKAVKSRVQQQGQMQGQQQQQIVGRIYQTAKHLPRVCNIPQVSVCPFQKTTPGPYY; this is encoded by the coding sequence ATGGCGAACAAGCTCTTCCTCGTCTCGGCAACTCtcgccttcttcttccttctcacCAATGCCTCCGTCTACAGGACGGTTGTGGAAGTCGACGAAGATGATGCCACAAACCCAGGCGGCCCATTTAGGATTCCAAAGTGTAGGAAGGAGTTTCAGCAAGCACAACACCTAAGAGCTTGCCAACAATGGCTCCACAAGCAGGCAATGCAGTCCGGTAGTGGTCCTAGCTTGGCCCTCGCCGGTGAGTTTGATTTTGAAGACGACATGGAGAACCCCCAGGGCTCACAGCAGAGGCCGCCACTACTCCAGCAGTGCTGCAACGAGCTCCACCAGGAAGAGCCACTTTGCGTTTGTCCAACCTTGAAAGGAGCATCCAAAGCAGTTAAATCCCGGGTTCAACAACAGGGACAAATGCAGGGACAACAGCAGCAGCAAATAGTGGGCCGTATCTACCAGACCGCTAAGCACTTACCTAGAGTTTGCAACATCCCGCAAGTTAGCGTTTGTCCCTTCCAGAAGACCACCCCTGGGCCCTACTACTAG
- the LOC106445643 gene encoding protein translation factor SUI1 homolog 1-like → MSELDSQVPTAFDPFADANAEDSGAGTKEYVHIRVQQRNGRKSLTTVQGLKKEYSYSKILKDLKKEFCCNGTVVQDSELGQVIQLQGDQRKNVSTFLVQAGLVKKDNIKIHGF, encoded by the exons ATGTCTGAACTTGATTCCCAGGTCCCTACTGCCTTCG ACCCGTTTGCTGATGCTAATGCTGAGGACTCAGGTGCGGGAACAAAGGAGTACGTCCACATCCGTGTGCAGCAGCGCAATGGTAGGAAAAGCTTGACAACGGTCCAGGGGCTGAAGAAAGAGTATAGTTACAGCAAGATACTTAAGGACCTCAAGAAGGAGTTTTGTTGCAACGGAACTGTGGTTCAAGACTCTGAACTCGGACAG GTTATTCAGCTTCAAGGCGACCAGAGGAAGAACGTCTCCACGTTCCTAGTCCAG GCTGGCCTTGTGAAGAAGGACAACATCAAGATACA
- the LOC106445652 gene encoding napin-like — protein MANKLFLVSATLALFFLLTNASIYRTVVEVEEDDATNPAGPFRIPKCRKEFQQAQHLRACQQWLHKQAMQSGSGPSWTLDGEFDFEDDMENPQSPQQRPPLLQQCCNELHQEEPLCVCPTLKGASKAVKQQVRQQQGQQGQQLQQVISRIYQTATHLPKVCNIPQVSVCPFQKTMPGPSY, from the coding sequence ATGGCCAACAAGCTCTTTCTCGTCTCGGCGACTCTCGccctcttcttccttctcaCCAATGCCTCCATCTACCGAACGGTCGTAGAAGTCGAGGAAGATGATGCCACAAACCCAGCCGGCCCATTTCGGATTCCGAAATGTAGGAAGGAGTTTCAGCAAGCACAACACCTAAGAGCTTGCCAGCAATGGCTCCACAAGCAGGCAATGCAGTCCGGTAGTGGTCCAAGCTGGACCCTCGACGGTGAGTTTGATTTTGAAGACGACATGGAGAACCCTCAGAGCCCACAGCAGAGGCCACCGCTACTCCAGCAGTGCTGCAACGAGCTCCACCAGGAAGAGCCACTTTGTGTTTGCCCAACCTTGAAAGGAGCATCCAAAGCCGTTAAACAACAGGTTCGACAACAGCAAGGACAGCAGGGACAGCAGCTGCAGCAAGTAATTAGTCGTATCTACCAGACTGCTACGCACTTACCTAAAGTTTGCAACATCCCGCAAGTTAGCGTTTGTCCCTTCCAGAAGACCATGCCTGGGCCCTCCTACTAG
- the LOC106445681 gene encoding napin-like — translation MANKLFLVSATLAFFFLLTNASVYRTVVEVDEDDATNPAGPFRIPKCRKEFQQAQHLRACQQWLHKQAMQSGSGPSWTLDGEFDFEDDMENPQGPQQRPPLLQQCCNELHQEEPLCVCPTLKGASKAVKQQVRQQGQQQGQQGQQLQQVISRIYQTATHLPRVCNIPQVSICPFQKTTPGPYY, via the coding sequence ATGGCGAACAAGCTCTTCCTCGTCTCGGCAACTCtcgccttcttcttccttctcacCAATGCCTCCGTCTACAGGACGGTTGTGGAAGTCGACGAAGATGATGCCACAAACCCAGCCGGTCCATTTAGGATTCCAAAATGTAGGAAGGAGTTTCAGCAAGCACAACACCTAAGAGCTTGCCAGCAATGGCTCCACAAGCAGGCAATGCAGTCTGGTAGTGGTCCAAGCTGGACCCTCGACGGTGAATTTGATTTTGAAGACGACATGGAGAACCCCCAGGGCCCACAACAGAGGCCCCCGCTACTCCAGCAGTGCTGCAACGAGCTCCATCAGGAAGAGCCACTTTGCGTTTGCCCAACCTTGAAAGGAGCATCCAAAGCCGTTAAACAACAGGTTCGACAACAGGGACAACAGCAGGGACAGCAGGGACAGCAGCTGCAGCAAGTAATTAGCCGTATCTACCAGACCGCTACGCACTTACCTAGAGTTTGCAACATCCCGCAAGTTAGCATTTGTCCCTTCCAGAAGACCACGCCTGGGCCCTACTACTAG